One Hermetia illucens chromosome 4, iHerIll2.2.curated.20191125, whole genome shotgun sequence DNA segment encodes these proteins:
- the LOC119654002 gene encoding transcription factor mef2A-like produces the protein MVDPQLPLELPFQELIKEARRLPVYTGHSSEYSLNTWIDEVNTLLALTQPGNEQSYIFRLILHRIQGAARDAIQKVSEQNWQNIKAALIFTFGSLIPEYKAYLLEIRNCTTLNQAYSILSEVRQNIDNDNQPRNNNNNYHNNPRNSHRNNQNQRNNNNRPSHNYNNNHRQTDNRQNFNQNPRYNNYRFNNRNNNNRPNNYNNQNNHNSQNQNRQQHHYHQNNRTESMQVDNSNQYRRNNYNQNQVQEPMDKRRPFLFYSIQDLLHQV, from the exons ATGGTAGACCCACAATTACCATTGGAACTACCATTCCAAGAGCTTATTAAAGAAGCTAGACgattaccagtctataccggaCACAGCAGTGAATACTCACTGAATACCTGGATCGACGAAGTGAACACACTATTGGCTTTAACACAACCCGGAAACGAGCAATCCTACATCTTCAGGCTGATACTTCATAGAATTCAAGGAGCAGCTAGAGATGCAATTCAAAAAGTTAGCGAACAAAATTGGCAGAACATCAAAGCAGCTTTAATCTTCACCTTTGGC TCATTAATTCCTGAATACAAGGCATACTTGTTAGAAATTAGAAATTGTACCACATTAAATCAAGCTTACAGCATATTATCTGAAGTTCGTCAAAATATTGACAATGATAATCAACCAcgtaataacaataacaactaCCATAATAACCCGCGAAATAGTCACAGGAATAACCAAAAtcaacgtaataataataatcgacccAGTCACAATTACAATAATAatcacagacaaacagataacaGACAAAATTTTAACCAAAACCCTCGTTACAACAATTATAGGTTTAATAATAGAAACAACAATAACAGACCTAACAACTACAATAATCAAAATAACCATAATAGTCAAAATCAAAATAGACAACAACACCACTACCATCAGAATAACAGAACAGAGTCTATGCAAGTAGACAACTCCAATCAGTATCGTAGAAATAATTATAATCAAAATCAAGTCCAAGAACCGATGGAT aaACGGAGACCATTCCTGTTCTATTCGATACAGGATCTTCTACATCAAGTATAG